The following proteins are co-located in the Camelina sativa cultivar DH55 chromosome 12, Cs, whole genome shotgun sequence genome:
- the LOC104729699 gene encoding uncharacterized protein LOC104729699 has protein sequence MAVSFHSRSNSYPSRQHPQAAHVDEQLTRLRSSETASSSSSICQRLSNLQDLHESLEKMICLTVTNQALSQDQIEKLLGGSIKILDLCNIAKDSLSQTKESLKEIQSIVRRKRGDLSTEVKKYITSRKFLKKSFQKVLKNLNKNNKEESLAVFGEAEAVTVALFESLFSFMSGSKACGKWSVVSKLVSQSKVTCEAEVNEFTRVDHEFLQSGKSLKMEDVQNLESCIQDLEDGIASLSKSMIKYRVSILNI, from the coding sequence atggcagTCTCCTTCCATTCTCGATCTAACAGCTACCCTTCAAGACAACACCCTCAAGCCGCTCATGTTGATGAGCAGTTGACCCGATTGAGATCTTCTGAGacagcttcttcatcttcttccatctgTCAAAGACTTAGTAACCTTCAAGATTTACATGAATCTCTTGAAAAGATGATTTGCTTAACTGTCACCAACCAGGCTTTATCTCAAGATCAGATTGAAAAGCTTCTTGGTGGATCCATCAAGATCTTGGATTTATGCAACATTGCCAAGGATAGTTTGTCACAAACGAAAGAGAGTCTCAAGGAGATCCAATCGATTGTAAGAAGAAAGCGTGGAGATCTATCCACTGAGGTCAAGAAATACATAACCTCAAGGAAGTTTCTCAAGAAATCATTTCAAAAAGTACTcaagaatttaaacaaaaacaacaaggaAGAGTCTTTAGCTGTTTTTGGAGAAGCAGAAGCCGTAACAGTTGCCTTGTTTGAGTCTCTATTTAGCTTCATGTCCGGATCAAAGGCTTGTGGCAAATGGTCAGTGGTCTCAAAGCTGGTGAGCCAGAGCAAAGTAACATGTGAAGCAGAAGTAAATGAATTCACAAGAGTTGATCATGAGTTCCTCCAATCTGGGAAGTCGTTGAAGATGGAGGATGTGCAGAACTTAGAGTCATGCATTCAAGACCTTGAAGATGGAATTGCGTCACTCTCTAAATCAATGATCAAATACAGAGTCTCAATTCTTAACATCTAA
- the LOC104733136 gene encoding putative F-box/kelch-repeat protein At4g35120, translated as MTNRKALPPSSPLFSSLPDEVIVDCLARVSKSDYRSICLVSKSFYSLLSSQEIYAARSHIGTTEPRLYVCLYLHNKHRWFTLAEIKNKVGLVPVRLSSSDPPALLNSTTVAVGSEIYKIGGTVNGKGSRAVFVLDCKTHTWRCAPKMRVSRVGAKSCFLDGKIYVIGGCMKKEEKFKKWGEVFDIKTQTWKPLRRPSDDALGSNLKVAVFGERLYVITKYNSYAYDPEKGRWLSEVGFEDLQPIIGTQSGGIEKVMEDITTGPWCVVGNVMFSVVNRKYKWFCSRSGKWLVVEGLDGLCEKRGLEYRCYCTIQLVNYGGKLLIIWQKPALSLPIEYNIWCAVIRLEERMSPQFGPQILGEVERQSVIVARGPMSYKLSNCQCVSV; from the coding sequence ATGACGAATCGTAAAGCCCTGCCTCCGTCATCTCCATTGTTTTCATCACTTCCAGATGAAGTCATTGTGGATTGCTTAGCACGGGTCTCGAAATCTGACTACCGTTCCATCTGTTTAGTCTCCAAGAGCTTctactctcttctctcttctcaggAGATTTATGCGGCCCGATCCCACATCGGAACCACAGAGCCTCGTCTCTACGTGTGCCTGTACTTACACAACAAGCATCGCTGGTTCACTCTCGCCGAGATTAAGAATAAAGTGGGTTTAGTACCGGTAAGGCTCTCTTCCTCCGATCCTCCCGCTCTATTAAACTCAACCACTGTAGCTGTTGGTTCCGAAATCTACAAAATCGGCGGAACTGTCAACGGCAAGGGATCCAGAGCCGTTTTTGTACTTGATTGTAAGACTCACACGTGGCGTTGTGCACCTAAGATGAGAGTGTCAAGGGTAGGCGCCAAGTCTTGTTTCTTAGACGGGAAGATATATGTAATTGGAGGATGcatgaagaaagaggaaaaattCAAGAAATGGGGTGAGGTTTTCGACATAAAGACTCAGACTTGGAAGCCATTGCGTAGGCCTAGTGATGATGCCCTCGGTTCGAATCTCAAAGTTGCAGTTTTTGGAGAAAGGCTATACGTTATCACCAAGTATAACAGCTATGCATATGATCCGGAAAAAGGAAGATGGCTATCAGAGGTGGGGTTTGAGGATCTACAACCTATAATTGGAACTCAATCCGGTGGCATAGAAAAAGTTATGGAAGATATAACGACAGGACCTTGGTGCGTTGTAGGAAATGTAATGTTTAGTGTTGTTAACCGTAAGTACAAGTGGTTTTGCTCAAGGAGTGGAAAGTGGTTAGTAGTGGAAGGTTTGGATGGTCTATGTGAAAAGCGTGGTTTAGAATACCGTTGTTACTGTACGATTCAGTTAGTCAACTATGGTGGGAAACTGTTAATTATATGGCAGAAACCGGCGCTTTCGCTTCCCATTGAGTATAATATTTGGTGTGCGGTGATTAGGTTGGAGGAGCGTATGTCTCCTCAATTTGGACCTCAGATCTTGGGGGAGGTTGAGCGCCAAAGTGTTATTGTGGCCAGAGGCCCCATGTCTTATAAGCTCTCAAACTGCCAATGTGTGTCGGTCTGA